The following proteins are co-located in the Solanum pennellii chromosome 1, SPENNV200 genome:
- the LOC107013388 gene encoding FRIGIDA-like protein 5 produces MGVLEKISEALYDNEEKTVELRQKILQLILEWGCFDKDLKLPNNCLKGCFTEMEGKEIKDTRESLERKEEELELKWKRLSAARRGFAETVKLREEKLNDQEKMVERLWEEVEFERKQIGDVEEKLMGIHAKEKELNKIQIWIRHETQALELKDQELAEKMEEFQKLQSMKKEYDVNVMGLESVKNELRVIKNNLDNVRKELKENESNLESVKKDVIFEESKLDNAKKEVRVTENNLESLKKDVTFQEGKLDSTTIELRAKESKLEVSKKEIKEKENNLEFVNKALVVKGNRLDGVKKVLRVKEGNLDYLEKELREKDKKMDYVKKELKENENNLESVKKDLTVKESKLDSVKKEIGVEESKLEILKKEVRGKENNLEAVNKALAVKENRLDGVKKVLKVKEGNLDSVEKELRENKKKMNSMKNELAVVENMLDGMKKELTLKESNLDVVLKELREKGKKIDYVNKELREKETDLDSMKKKIAVLGNTLDSMKKELTLKESNLDVVTKELQEKVKNLNIVETELREKMNELESVKNDFKAVAENLNALRKQVESNEEILSSMKEEVEHKEKFLGAMKKKLELQEEHLKSFSESLHLRERELDCTQEAYKLRVEELNSKEKELDSAEEFTKKSYEGFQSEKRQFLVEQGLFEQRMKDVILREERIKDRLEELESRDKHFEDRCRELREKEKQLNGIPNAHLKTEATEDVTVDTVYTTVGNSAVTRFTAIMDGKSLQIFLNEHEKELALMSDYIFEALQMSPDPAKLVLDAMEGFCPPHLRKRETEFEGSVARRSCILLLEQLIRVSPEIQGSVREIARRIANDWKVKIEATEGNQDEILVFLYLLAAYSLVSFFDADELMILLESVAKHDKFAELCRALDMKQNLPCFVQNLLTKQQHLEAIRHAYAFELVDHFPPAAILKDYLECVERNYVNVLEKETSSAEEKIEAIEQRVASVRAVIRCILVYKLQSQYPVEQLEEQIEFLTRQKEDQAALSIICEAKRPEQANVNQMGSTNPSIPTGTKALNSVSVSAKACACTFDHSNTMAIIIMNMSGNNLQNFLNKHSKEHKLLRSEVFSALQMSLDSDMLVLEALEGFYPPNHQREEIGFHRNIIRQSCILLLEQLMELSREIIPEAKLKASKLAFAWKAKMMTEMENHLTILGFLLLVGCYRLSSAFEKEELESLYHKVAHHVNTSKICHVLGISDNTSKKSKRHQAQGCTYESICDNMDINGKRHDVLCHCASSSYCTSDPALLVLDAFLSCHPTKIVRCENFPSVMRAFSDLLDQLRGVSPEIDLHVKKEAFVFASDWYSSLMGSQVNPTEVVAFLQLIAIYKITDSFHPDRLLGLLEKVQPTERVVALVKILGLTDEIQYLVQNLRDKKQWLVAFNYVYAFELVNLVSPVLLLKDYVSYSKQIAKRILHAGNSSYEAQIKAINCEIYALRNAVRHIVDRGLQSEYSPFCLERQIERLQYQISNLRRSDSNWDLTAMSQQHEPNNGTYESGTFAQVRKEFTRKRSAPAGETYAIYRAQQTQYFKRHCHLSMRR; encoded by the exons ATGGGTGTACTGGAAAAGATATCGGAAGCATTGTATGACAATGAGGAGAAGACAGTTGAGTTGAGGCAAAAGATACTGCAGTTGATTTTAGAATGGGGGTGTTTTGACAAGGACTTAAAATTGCCGAACAACTGTTTGAAGGGATGTTTCACTGAGATGGAGGGTAAGGAGATCAAGGATACTAGGGAGTCGTTAGAGAGGAAAGAGGAGGAGTTGGAGTTGAAGTGGAAGAGATTGAGTGCGGCGAGAAGAGGGTTTGCTGAGACTGTGAAGTTAAGGGAGGAGAAGTTGAATGATCAGGAGAAGATGGTCGAGAGATTATGGGAGGAGGTTGAGTTTGAGAGGAAACAAATTGGGGATGTGGAGGAGAAGTTAATGGGGATTCATGCGAAAGAGAAGGAGTTGAACAAGATTCAGATTTGGATTCGCCATGAAACACAAGCTCTTGAGTTGAAAGATCAAGAATTGGCTGAAAAGATGGAGGAGTTTCAAAAGTTGCAGAGCATGAAGAAGGAATATGATGTTAATGTAATGGGGTTGGAATCTGTAAAGAATGAACTAAGGGTGATCAAGAATAACTTGGATAATGTGAGAAAAGAACTAAAGGAGAATGAAAGTAACTTGGAATCTGTGAAGAAGGATGTTATTTTCGAGGAAAGTAAGTTGGATAATGCAAAGAAAGAAGTAAGGGTGACTGAAAATAACTTGGAATCTTTGAAGAAGGATGTCACCTTCCAGGAAGGTAAGTTGGATAGTACGACGATAGAATTAAGAGCAAAGGAAAGTAAATTGGAGGTTTCgaagaaagaaattaaagaaaaggaaaataactTGGAATTTGTGAACAAGGCACTTGTTGTTAAGGGGAACAGGTTGGATGGTGTGAAGAAAGTATTAAGAGTGAAGGAAGGTAACTTAGATTATTTGGAGAAGGAACTTAGAGAAAAGGATAAGAAAATGGATTATGTGAAAAAAGAACTAAAGGAGAATGAAAATAACTTGGAATCTGTGAAGAAGGATCTCACTGTTAAGGAAAGTAAGTTGGATAGTGTGAAGAAAGAAATTGGAGTAGAGGAAAGTAAATTGGAGATACTGAAGAAAGAAGTTAGAGGGAAGGAAAATAACTTGGAAGCGGTGAATAAGGCACTTGCTGTTAAGGAAAACAGGTTGGATGGTGTGAAGAAAGTATTAAAAGTGAAGGAAGGTAACTTAGATAGTGTGGAGAAGGAgcttagagaaaataaaaaaaaaatgaattctatGAAGAATGAACTTGCTGTTGTAGAAAATATGTTGGATGGTATGAAGAAAGAACTGACGTTGAAGGAAAGTAACTTAGATGTTGTGCTGAAGGAACTtagagaaaagggaaaaaagattGACTATGTGAACAAGGAACTACGGGAGAAGGAAACTGACTTGGattcaatgaagaaaaaaattgctGTTTTGGGGAACACGTTGGATAGTATGAAGAAAGAACTGACGTTGAAGGAAAGTAACTTAGATGTTGTGACGAAGGAACTTCAAGAAAAGGTAAAAAACTTGAATATTGTCGAAACAGAGCTGAGGGAGAAGATGAACGAATTGGAGTCGGTGAAAAACGATTTCAAAGCTGTAGCAGAGAACTTGAATGCTCTTAGAAAGCAAGTTGAATCTAATGAGGAGATCTTGTCCTCAATGAAGGAGGAGGTTGAACACAAGGAGAAATTTCTGGGTGCAATGAAGAAGAAACTTGAACTCCAGGAGGAACACTTGAAGTCATTCAGTGAGAGTCTCCATTTAAGGGAGAGAGAGCTTGATTGTACTCAAGAAGCATATAAGCTGCGTGTTGAAGAGCTTAATTCAAAGGAGAAGGAGCTGGATTCAGCAGAGGAATTTACGAAAAAAAGCTATGAGGGGTTTCAATCTGAAAAGAGACAATTCCTCGTAGAGCAAGGACTTTTTGAGCAACGCATGAAAGATGTTATACTTAGAGAGGAGAGAATTAAGGATAGATTAGAGGAGCTTGAATCAAGAGACAAACATTTTGAGGATCGGTGTAGAGAGCTCAGAGAGAAGGAGAAGCAGTTGAATGGTATTCCTAATGCGCACTTAAAGACAGAAGCTACTGAAGATGTAACAGTGGACACGGTCTATACTACTGTAGGTAATTCTGCTGTTACAAGATTTACTGCGATAATGGATGGGAAGAGCTTACAGATATTCTTAAATGAGCATGAGAAGGAGCTGGCTTTGATGTCTGATTACATTTTTGAGGCTCTGCAGATGTCTCCTGACCCTGCAAAATTGGTGCTTGATGCAATGGAAGGTTTCTGTCCTCCCCAtttgagaaagagagaaacagaGTTCGAGGGTAGTGTTGCCCGAAGGAGCTGCATTCTTCTGTTAGAGCAGTTAATTAGGGTTTCACCAGAGATTCAAGGTTCTGTGAGGGAAATAGCAAGACGCATTGCAAATGATTGGAAGGTCAAAATAGAGGCTACCGAAGGAAACCAAGATGAGATCTTGGTTTTCTTGTATCTTTTGGCTGCATACAGTTTGGTTTCTTTCTTTGATGCTGATGAACTTATGATCCTGCTGGAGAGTGTTGCTAAGCATGACAAATTTGCAGAATTGTGTCGTGCTCTTGATATGAAGCAGAATTTACCTT GTTTTGTCCAGAATCTTCTAACCAAGCAGCAACACCTTGAAGCTATTAGACATGCTTATGCTTTTGAACTAGTGGACCATTTCCCGCCCGCAGCCATTCTGAAAGATTACTTGGAATGTGTTGAACGTAATTATGTGAATGTCTTGGAGAAAGAGACCTCCTCCGCTGAAGAAAAG ATTGAGGCCATTGAACAAAGGGTTGCTTCTGTTAGAGCTGTTATCAGATGTATTCTGGTTTACAAACTTCAGTCTCAATATCCGGTAGAACAACTTGAAGAGCAGATAGAATTTCTTACAAGGCAGAAGGAAGATCAAGCTGCATTATCCATCATTTGTGAGGCTAAAAGGCCAGAGCAAGCTAATGTGAATCAGATGGGATCTACTAATCCATCTATTCCCACAGGCACCAAGGCCCTCAACTCTGTATCAGTCTCTGCTAAAGCCTGCGCTTGCACTTTCGATCATTCCAATACTATGGCAATTATTATTATGAACATGAGTGGAAATAATTTGCAGAATTTTTTGAACAAGCATTCTAAGGAGCACAAGTTGTTGCGCAGTGAAGTCTTTAGTGCTCTTCAAATGTCACTGGACTCAGATATGCTTGTGTTGGAAGCACTGGAAGGGTTTTATCCTCCCAACCATCAGAGAGAAGAGATTGGATTTCATCGTAATATTATCAGGCAGAGTTGCATCCTTTTATTAGAACAATTGATGGAACTTTCACGGGAGATTATACCAGAGGCTAAATTAAAAGCAAGCAAGCTTGCATTTGCCTGGAAAGCAAAGATGATGACTGAAATGGAAAACCATTTGACAATCTTGGGTTTTCTGCTTCTTGTAGGTTGCTATAGATTGTCATCTGCCTTCGAGAAAGAGGAACTTGAGAGTTTGTATCACAAGGTAGCACATCATGTGAATACATCTAAAATTTGTCACGTCCTTGGTATTTCAGATAATACTTCAA AAAAATCCAAGAGACATCAGGCTCAAGGCTGTACATATGAATCTATTTGCGACAACATGGATATAAATGGCAAAAGACACGATGTACTCTGCCATTGTGCTTCAAGTTCATATTGTACATCAGATCCTGCTTTGCTTGTATTGGATGCTTTCCTGAGCTGTCATCCCACAAAAATAGTGAGGTGTGAAAACTTCCCATCAGTTATGAGGGCTTTCTCTGATCTGTTGGACCAGCTGAGAGGAGTTTCTCCAGAAATTGATCTTCATGTTAAAAAGGAAGCTTTTGTGTTTGCATCTGACTGGTATTCTTCTTTGATGGGGTCCCAAGTAAATCCTACCGAGGTCGTGGCATTTTTGCAGCTTATAgctatttataaaataacagATTCTTTCCATCCAGATAGACTTTTAGGTCTCCTGGAGAAAGTTCAGCCAACTGAAAGAGTTGTTGCTTTGGTCAAAATCCTTGGGCTGACAGATGAGATCCAAT ACTTGGTCCAAAATCTTAGAGACAAAAAGCAGTGGCTGGTGGCATTTAATTATGTCTATGCATTTGAGCTTGTTAACTTGGTTTCACCAGTGTTGCTCCTGAAGGATTATGTCAGTTACTCAAAACAGATCGCCAAGCGAATTCTTCATGCTGGAAATAGTTCTTATGAAGCCCAA ATTAAGGCTATAAACTGTGAAATATATGCACTAAGAAATGCAGTTAGACATATTGTGGATCGTGGTCTTCAATCGGAATATTCACCTTTCTGTCTTGAACGGCAGATCGAAAGACTTCAATATCAGATATCAAACTTGAGGCGATCAGACTCAAATTGGGACTTAACTGCTATGTCCCAACAACATGAACCAAATAACGGAACTTACGAATCTGGTACATTTGCTCAAGTGCGAAAAGAGTTCACAAGGAAACGTTCTGCCCCAGCTGGCGAAACTTATGCTATCTACAGGGCTCAACAAACACAGTATTTTAAGCGCCATTGTCATTTATCCATGAGGAGATGA
- the LOC107007754 gene encoding uncharacterized protein LOC107007754, with product MDCNKDEAMRAKEVAEKKMLNNDFEGAKKVAVKAEQLYPQLENISQLLAVCNVHCSAQNNRVGSERDWYGILQIDRLSDEATVKKQYRRLALMLHPDKNKLPGAEAAFKLIVEANMVLSDQVKRSLYDSKYRVMSGAGVAKPPPHMVNQNSFVRKTNMQNGFNVQFSNLNHHKYTQPTSSAMQETFWTQCPSCKIRYQYYSTYVNSTLRCQKCSKSFTAYNLGFQGAPCGPKWSKPGGQDVPLKSNLNQSSEQKELPNQGASKMTSGIAGFPPTQTGYRPGCSSRTAGSEPEKCRGKTAPVFEDVRTKQKDEKHEKLKRGMREGCSRPKVDRKSRKRGRKQTVESSESDDTSTSVEIEDVDIDNGNGPPAAQGNGGDGYGARRSSRRRQHISYSEGVSDDENELASRLKKARSNQPAEDSKTQPKEAVGGDDQHRADFTIPRSNSVERLNQNGAGLPEGDVQNNNSKFETVKDQYSRPPSGGAKKVELIVDSDSESDTVPDSNIPEVYDYPDPEFSDFDKLKEQNCFAPDQVWACYDTADGMPRFYALIRKVHSPEFKVMFCWLEASPEDQKGKTWVSAELPVGCGKFRLGTTESTSDRLTFSHQVQCEMVKRGMYIVYPRKGETWALFKDWDIGWGFDPDNHRKYKYEIVEILSEYVVDEGVQVGYLDKVTRFVSLFQRTRLTGEGTFYVKPSELFKFSHRIPSFKMTGTERDGVPAGSFELDPASLPLNPDDIWYPEKVMEGSKGANSQPVENVSPAVASGTRDKSRMSENVTISLKSVELNSIHTTNGESAKVRRSPRGVNLSEEKQSKMSSHSANDGSSTYFDDNCVKRDRHSSPSIPSHDIDEELHSCTKRFDLSNSSGSSKNPITFPDEKGSEEAFCDFRMDISTGKFQVDQVWALYGRNNMPRTYAQIKKIVPAPFKLHVVLLEACAGTKNAQVVCGTFKVQSEKCQVYGPSSFSHVVKAVSINRNRFEIYPRDGDIWALYKNWKKLSLHPDTSAYEIVEVIENSKDRIKVSSMVRVNGFKSVFRSPRIQRSNPAILEIPKDEFGRFSHQIPAFQLTGEKGGVLRGCWELDPASAPCLQ from the coding sequence ATGGACTGCAACAAGGATGAGGCCATGAGGGCCAAAGAGGTTGCGGAGAAGAAAATGTTGAATAATGACTTTGAAGGGGCTAAAAAGGTTGCAGTGAAAGCAGAACAACTTTACCCTCAACTAGAGAACATATCCCAGTTACTTGCTGTCTGTAATGTTCACTGTTCAGCTCAAAACAACAGAGTAGGATCAGAAAGGGACTGGTACGGGATTCTTCAAATTGATAGGTTGTCTGATGAAGCAACCGTCAAGAAACAATATCGGAGACTTGCACTCATGCTTCATCCTGACAAGAATAAGTTACCTGGAGCAGAGGCAGCTTTCAAGCTAATTGTGGAAGCAAATATGGTTCTCTCTGACCAAGTCAAAAGGTCTTTATACGATAGTAAGTACAGAGTTATGTCCGGAGCTGGAGTTGCAAAGCCACCGCCTCATATGgttaatcaaaattcattcGTCAGGAAAACCAACATGCAAAATGGTTTCAATGTTCAGTTCAGTAATCTAAATCACCATAAATATACACAACCAACTTCATCTGCAATGCAGGAAACTTTCTGGACGCAATGTCCCTCTTGCAAAATTAGGTACCAGTATTACAGTACTTATGTGAACAGTACTCTACGCTGCCAGAAATGCTCGAAGTCTTTCACTGCATATAATTTAGGTTTTCAAGGTGCCCCGTGTGGACCCAAATGGAGTAAACCTGGAGGTCAGGATGTGCCTCTTAAATCTAATCTCAACCAGTCATCAGAGCAGAAAGAGCTTCCTAACCAAGGAGCTTCAAAAATGACTTCAGGCATTGCTGGGTTTCCACCCACCCAAACGGGATACCGACCAGGTTGTAGCAGCAGAACAGCAGGGTCTGAACCAGAAAAATGCAGAGGAAAGACTGCTCCAGTGTTTGAGGATGTAAGGACCaaacaaaaagatgaaaaacatGAAAAGCTAAAGAGAGGTATGAGAGAAGGATGTTCAAGGCCAAAGGTGGACCGCAAAAGCAGGAAAAGAGGTCGGAAACAGACTGTTGAGTCGAGTGAGAGTGATGATACTTCAACCAGTGTGGAGATAGAGGATGTGGACATTGATAATGGAAACGGTCCACCTGCTGCACAAGGAAATGGAGGTGATGGCTATGGTGCTAGGAGATCTTCAAGGCGTAGGCAGCATATTTCATACAGTGAAGGTGTAAGTGATGATGAGAATGAGTTGGCAAGCCGTCTGAAGAAGGCACGGTCTAACCAGCCAGCTGAAGACAGCAAAACTCAGCCGAAAGAAGCTGTTGGTGGTGATGATCAACATCGAGCTGATTTCACTATTCCGCGCagtaattctgtggaaagattgaACCAAAATGGAGCAGGCCTTCCTGAAGGAGATGTGCAAAACAACAATTCCAAGTTTGAGACAGTTAAGGACCAGTATTCTAGACCGCCCTCAGGTGGCGCAAAAAAAGTTGAACTTATTGTGGATTCTGATTCAGAATCAGATACAGTTCCTGATAGTAATATTCCAGAGGTGTATGATTATCCTGATCCTGAATTTAGTGATTTTGACAAGCTTAAAGAACAAAATTGCTTTGCACCTGATCAGGTCTGGGCTTGCTATGATACagctgatggcatgccaagatTCTATGCCCTCATTAGGAAGGTACACAGTCCTGAATTTAAGGTGATGTTCTGTTGGCTTGAGGCTTCCCCTGAAGATCAAAAAGGCAAAACTTGGGTCAGCGCAGAGTTGCCTGTTGGCTGTGGGAAATTTAGACTTGGGACTACTGAATCCACTTCTGATCGACTTACATTTTCTCATCAAGTGCAGTGCGAAATGGTCAAGAGGGGTATGTACATTGTATATCCTAGGAAAGGGGAAACATGGGCCCTTTTCAAAGATTGGGATATTGGTTGGGGCTTTGATCCAGATAATCATAGGAAGTACAAGTATGAAATTGTGGAGATCCTGTCTGAATATGTTGTGGATGAGGGTGTCCAAGTTGGTTACTTGGATAAAGTGACCAGATTTGTTAGCCTTTTCCAGCGAACAAGGCTGACTGGAGAAGGTACATTCTATGTAAAGCCAAGTGAACTTTTCAAGTTCTCTCATCGAATTCCTTCTTTCAAAATGACTGGAACTGAACGAGATGGTGTACCTGCGGGATCCTTTGAACTTGATCCTGCTTCTTTACCCCTCAACCCAGATGATATTTGGTACCCTGAAAAGGTTATGGAAGGCAGTAAGGGTGCAAATTCTCAACCTGTAGAAAATGTTTCACCTGCAGTTGCATCTGGAACAAGAGATAAGTCTAGAATGTCTGAGAATGTGACGATATCTCTGAAGTCTGTGGAGTTGAATAGCATTCATACTACTAATGGAGAATCTGCTAAGGTTCGAAGATCTCCTAGAGGAGTGAACCTATCCGAGGAAAAACAAAGTAAGATGAGCTCTCATTCTGCCAATGACGGTTCTTCCACTTATTTTGATGATAATTGTGTTAAAAGAGACCGTCACTCAAGTCCCAGCATACCCAGTCATGACATTGATGAAGAGTTGCATTCATGCACAAAGAGATTTGATCTCAGCAACTCCTCTGGAAGCTCCAAGAATCCAATAACTTTTCCCGATGAAAAAGGTTCTGAAGAAGCTTTTTGTGATTTTAGGATGGATATATCCACGGGGAAGTTTCAAGTAGATCAAGTATGGGCTCTTTATGGTCGAAATAATATGCCAAGGACTTATGCTCAGATTAAGAAGATTGTTCCTGCCCCATTCAAATTACACGTAGTCCTTCTTGAGGCGTGTGCAGGAACTAAAAATGCTCAGGTTGTTTGTGGAACATTCAAAGTCCAGAGTGAAAAGTGTCAAGTCTATGGTCCTAGTTCATTCTCCCATGTGGTGAAAGCAGTATCTATTAATAGGAACAGATTTGAGATCTATCCAAGAGATGGCGATATTTGGGCACTGTACAAGAACTGGAAAAAATTAAGTTTGCATCCAGACACGTCTGCGTATGAGATAGTGGAGGTCATTGAGAATTCAAAAGACCGGATAAAAGTTTCATCCATGGTGCGTGTGAATGGTTTCAAGTCAGTCTTTAGGTCTCCAAGAATACAAAGATCAAATCCTGCTATTTTAGAAATACCGAAAGATGAGTTTGGGAGATTTTCTCATCAGATCCCTGCATTTCAGCTTACTGGGGAAAAAGGAGGGGTTTTGAGAGGCTGCTGGGAGCTTGATCCTGCTTCAGCACCGTGTTTGCAGTGA